DNA from Triticum aestivum cultivar Chinese Spring chromosome 7D, IWGSC CS RefSeq v2.1, whole genome shotgun sequence:
acatgcataacgaaaggagcacgatagctactacatagtagtcggcatagcttacaaaaggggtcatgcatagagttcagtacacagagttcagtacatagactaaaacatcataggcggcacacaggctcgcggcgaatgcctctaacactacaagcaagcctacatcagtcccaagaggtactgtggaggtaatcgtagctcgacagctggtagtgaggcaacggatagccctccacgtcagcagactgggggccgcggatactcaggtgtagagcccgacgctcaggtggcagaagagggccaagtgcgggagagtagcctcccacctctggccaaccgacaccgtggggcatcacggtcctggctgggtagatcgcagtacgcggtacctgtccagatcggacaaaggggtgcagcagcgtcagagcatggtaaaggtgctgacgggtggtgtacatctcgtggcgaagagctcggttagctcgatccagcccatcagcatgcagaaccaggtgctgatggtagaagggctctcgggtgacagtggagtaggcagcagtatagtatccctccgcaccaacatcagatgcgatagcaatgtgcctgaaaggggaggtgtccaactcctgatactctccacgaagacgtgtcagagcagcataggcagcatcgtggacagccatatcgatggtcacaccaacaccatgtgcggtgtgcagcacagtagtggagtcgtactcccgagagtagaggtggacgatggcacggtactgctcctggttaaagtcctggtactcctcgtagacggtgtactcagggtgccaacgataacccagataggtcatcatctcagctagcaccgcaggtgatcccgaggcaccaatggccgtcgtgtggcgaacgacctgcctcgtggattccatctgaaagcaaagacgtttcaaaggagtcaaatgacagtgtgtgaattgttcaatatactattctaagaaacatctatggcttatccaactttggggtgaacgcggacacgggatcctagtgttaaagttagtaaattcgtttaacccgagtagaagagagttcagagtcccagagtaaaggtcgaggagtaaaagatcctagtaccacccaatggcgacgtgggcccgtaagacacacagccatgttagtaaaagttttgtaacgtctagactcgacttcggccaaggagtgtggaaagggggattcctacaggcagtcggctctgataccaacttgtgacgcccccgatttgaccgtacactaatcatgcacgcaaatgtgtacgatcaaggtcagggactcacgggaagatatcacaacacaactctacaacataaatgagtcatacaagcatcataatacaagccaggggcctcgagggctcgaatacaattgctcgatcacagacgagtcagcagaagcaacaatatctgagtacagacataagttaaacaagtttgccttaagaaggctagcacaaactgggatacagatcgaacgaggcggaggcctcctgcctgggatcctcctaactactcctggtcgtcgtcagcgggctgcacgtagtagtaggcacctccagtgtcgtaggtgtcgtcgtcgacggtggcgtctggctcctgggctccaacatctggttgcgacaaccagatagaaaggaaagggggaaaagagggagagaagcaaccgtgagtactcatccaaagtactcgcaaacaaggagctacactacatatgcatgggtatatgtgtaaaggggcatatcagtggactgaactgcagaatgccagaataagagggggatagctagtcctgtcgaagactacgcttctggacatctccatcttgcagcatgtagaagagagtagattgaagtcctccaagtaacatcgcatagcataatcctacccggcgatcccctcctcgtcgccctgttagagagcgatcaccgggttgtatctggcacttggaagggtgtattttatttagtatccagttctagttgtcataaggtcaaggtacaactccgggtcgtccttttaccgagggacacggctattcgaatagataaacttccctgcaggggtgcaccacataacccaacacgctcgatcccatttggccggacacacttttctgggtcatgcccggcctcggaagatcaacgcgtcgcagccccacctaagcacaacagagaggtcagcacgccggtctaaacctatgcgcgcaggggtctgggcccatcgccctatgcacacctgcacgttgcgtacgcggccggaagcagacctagcctagtggcgttccagtccaatccggcgcgcgccactcagtcgctgacgtcaagaaggcttcggctgataccacgacgtcgggatacccataactactcccgcgtagatggctagtgcgtatagaccaaatggccagactcagatcaaataccaagatctcgttaagcgtgttaagtatccgcgaacgccgaccagggccaggcccacctctcacctaggcggtctcaacctgccctgtcgctccgccacaaagatccacttgcgggtactcctacgagccgacccgactttagtcatcacaggtgccatgtatatagtatataagtatatacccgtgatcaccgcccaggtgatcacggcccgatagtatagcacagcagacggacaagaatgtagggccactaatggaaaactagcatcctatactaagcatgtaggattgtaggtaaaggtaacaacagtagtagcaaggataggctatgcatcaggataggatatcgaaaagcagtaacatgctacactactctaatgcaagcagtatagagaagaataggcgatatctggtgatcaagggggggggcttgcctggttgctctggcaagtaggaggggtcgtcaactccgtagtcgaactgggcagcagcagtgtcggtctcgtagtctaccggagaggagagggggaagaaacagtaaatacaatgcaaacataagcatgacaatgcgtgacatgacaatgagcggtactaggtgtgccctaacgcggcagtaggtggtaccggtgaagggggggaacatccgggaggtattcccgatgtttcgcgttttcggacagacggaccggagggggaaagttgctagttcgataggttagggaggtgtggtggatgaacggactgcgtattcggattcgtctcgtcgttctgagcaactttcatatagaaaacattttcatccgagttacggtttaaaagatatgaattttcaaagtttatttgaatttctggaattatttatattaagcaaaaatgaaatatgacgtcaccatgaggcaatgctgacgtcagcaggtcaacaggtcggctgaccagtcaaaccagacaggtgggtccagtgggacccacatgtcagcctctgttagtttAATACTTATTTAAACAAatctaacagtctaattagagggggtgggccccatatgtcagtgagtgattagttaaactaattatttttatttataaaacatttttcttttccttttttttctttttttttaattttgcggcggggcctgcatgtcagtggctgggcctgcccagtcagcacgttgactgggttgacccagtcaacggggcccacggggcccactggcagtggcactgggggtggccccaggccagccacgtcggcggccggcgccggagcggctccggcgagccaaacgcggcggcgcggctcgggagggacgcgggtttcacgtacagggggtTTGCGGGGTCGTGgttgggcgcgttcgacgcggctcggcgtcgcgcgtccaacggtggtggccggaggggctggaacgggcgggggcgagtgctacgagctcgccggcggcgaggtgctacgggctggggcgggtgcggcgttagagcgcgcgagcggccgaactaactagctaggcgggtgcggcacgacGCGGTCGAGCTAGCGggcctacgcccgtgaccatttggtcaccggagacccgccggcggcgagctccgcggcgcggcgttcgggcgcgcgtgggggagcagctacggaacgcgggcgagctaacggagagggggaggagaagctggagctcacagcggagccgtagggagtggcagtgagctcggggagggcacggggtagccggaatcggcgacgatcgacggcggccgtgcggggaagacgagctcggggaggtcggtgcagtggcgctcggctcgttcccgatggcgtagtcgacgtagtcgacggcggggagccgtccgggcacgtcgtcggggcaatcggggcacggtggccgcgagtacgacggtgaacggcggcgagcacgcgcgggcagtggggatcgaaggggagagggaggtggatctgacgggggaggaaggcgcagaggccgagagggagcgggggtgagtgggagagaggcccgaggaggcggggggagctggcgcccttatcctccccgtcgcNNNNNNNNNNNNNNNNNNNNNNNNNNNNNNNNNNNNNNNNNNNNNNNNNNNNNNNNNNNNNNNNNNNNNNNNNNNNNNNNNNNNNNNNNNNNNNNNNNNNNNNNNNNNNNNNNNNNNNNNNNNNNNNNNNNNNNNNNNNNNNNNNNNNNNNNNNNNNNNNNNNNNNNNNNNNNNNNNNNNNNNNNNNNNNNNNNNNNNNNNNNNNNNNNNNNNNNNNNNNNNNNNNNNNNNNNNNNNNNNNNNNNNNNNNNNNNNNNNNNNNNNNNNNNNNNNNNNNNNNNNNNNNNNNNNNNNNNNNNNNNNNNNNNNNNNNNNNNNNNNNNNNNNNNNNNNNNNNNNNNNNNNNNNNNNNNNNNNNNNNNNNNNNNNNNNNNNNNNNNNNNNNNNNNNNNNNNNNNNNNNNNNNNNNNNNNNNNNNNNNNNNNNNNNNNNNNNNNNNNNNNNNNNNNNNNNNNNNNNNNNNNNNNNNNNNNNNNNNNNNNNNNNNNNtttgtctgttctgttttctgttttctttttatttgcttattttcttttctgttttatttcatttaaaagtatttaggtattttataaaaatgtgttttctccaccataattaccagtgtattatttggcacccactgaacatttttgtttaaatttttgaaaacttttattttccacttttaaatttaattgaagtttgatctaggagtttgaaaaggaatgtgattcaaatgtgatcaagccctgtttagcaacatgattagcttaatcacagggagttaatgtagcatgattctcagggtgttacaataaCTTGGAACAACACATGTGAAATAATAGTCATTACTTTGGAATGAATTTATATGGTCTGTTTGGAACTTTGGATAGATCCTTGCTAAAAGTGTTTTTAACCTTGCACTTCACTCTAGctaccatctactccctccgttcccaaatatttgtctttctaaagatttcaacaagtgactacatacgaaacaaaataagtgaatctacactctaaaatatgtctacatacatctgtatgttgtagtccatttgaaatgtctagaaagaaaatatttgggaacggagggagtacctcagtAGTCTTGGCCACTTTGCCGCTACATGTGTCTATCCTGTGCGCGCAGCAATGTATGCAACTGGTGCAATGCTCTCGTTATAACTTCTGAAAAATGGGAAAGTTGTAAATGTGATCCATGGTAGGGACACCTTCTATCTAGGCCTTCCGTGTTTGTGTTGACATTCATGCATAtaattttctttttttgttttctcccAAACAGAAAAAAGATTTGAACATGAAACTTTGCAGGTCAATGCCGCATGAGTATTACATTAATGTGTCAATGTGCATAAATGTTTCTCGATTTTGTTGGTGCATCAGAAATGTCTAAAATGACGAGTATTATAATAAATTATATCAATTTAGATGTTTTTGTGGAAAAATTGAAACAATTTCTCTACAGTGTTGTATTTGTGTGTTGTTGACTTGGAAAGTTTCAACTTCAAATGTTGTTTTGTTTGGTAGAAACAAGGTGAAACTTCTAGAGTGGTTGAGCACAGATATTAATGCAAAACTGGATGGCCTATAGATAGAAGGTGTGGCTACATGGGAGCATAGAAAATCCACTCCTAAGAACTTCAGAAAATAACTGTGCAAAGAGACACCATCATGTGACAAAAACCCACATTCAATCAAAACacaagaaataaaacaaaaaatatcCACCTAAAAAACACAATAATATCAGTGGTAGTGTTAATCGGCCAAATGAAAAGTGCGGTTTAAATTTAGCTACTATAGATTGGTCGTGTTTATTATCTACGGATGGGGTCAAACATAAAACAAAAAACTGTGGCATGATGGATATACTCCTCTAGCTCTTGTCTAGATGAAAATTAGTTAATGCTCGTCTAAGTGACACATTATCCCCGTNNNNNNNNNNNNNNNNNNNNNNNNNNNNNNNNNNNNNNNNNNNNNNNNNNNNNNNNNNNNNNNNNNNNNNNNNNNNNNNNNNNNNNNNNNNNNNNNNNNNNNNNNNNNNNNNNNNNNNNNNNNNNNNNNNNNNNNNNNNNNNNNNNNNNNNNNNNNNNNNNNNNNNNNNNNNNNNNNNNNNNNNNNNNNNNNNNNNNNNNNNNNNNNNNNNNNNNNNNNNNNNNNNNNNNNNNNNNNNNNNNNNNNNNNNNNNNNNNNNNNNNNNNNNNNNNNNNNNNNNNNNNNNNNNNNNACACCTATAATTTTATTCATACTCACAATCATTACCGGTATATTTCTTTTGATTCAATATCCAACAAATTACAATTATAAAATCCTACAACTAAAAATTACAATAATATCTCTTGGAGGGATTCTGCGTGGTATAAATCTTCGTAAGATGAAATACCACAAAGATTTCAGTAAAGAGAGCCCGCAATTGAACTAGACAAGTGATACTACACTACTCGCTTTAGTCTATTAAAAAAATCTCAACAAATACTTGACAAAGACCCTGCGCAACAGATCATACTTAGCTACTCAGCAACTTACTCTTCACTGCTAAAGATGAGAAGGCTTCAAAAGCGTATACCAATAGACAAGAGTTTTAAGCTTCAGGCAACTTCTTCCCCTCACTGCCGCGCAATGCTCCTTGCACAACCAGGGCAATTTGTACCACGCAGACGGAGGATCACATCGAGGAGCGAGTTCTTCACCACGCCACAATCCGCTAGGGTGAGACCATCCTTCAGCTGGCTTCCGCGGAAGATGATGCGCTGCTCGGACGCGGTAATCCCCTTCAATTCCTGGAGCTTCTCCCTAAATATGTCAACGGTATCTGAATTCTGGACCATAAGAGGAATTATGGGGTTCTTGCAGGCAATAGGCAGCCTGACAGAGATGAGCATCCACCCTGACCCATGAAGGGTTAGGTGGAGGGTGGACCCCATGCAGACGCCGTAGCCATCCAGTCCATGCCCGTCCTCTAGCTGCCTCCCGTCGAAGACGAGGGCCAGCTGGGATTGCGGAGGGATGCCCCACGTGCCATGGATCCTTTTCTTGACGTCCTCTATGGTGTCTGCGCTCTCTACCTCGATGGGGAGCCGAATGTTGGGCGCCTTCAGAAAGATTTGCATCACTTCCCGTGGCCACTTCGGGAGAAGGGCGAGCTGGACGGTCGAATCCTCCTCAATGTTGTAGTCCGCTATGATGCATCCATCCTCCAGCTCCTTGCCATCAAACATGAGGCACTGCTGGGACCGGGGATCGCAAAGCTCGCCGTCAATCCTCGTCTTGACGTTGTAGATTGTGTCCGATAGATCTGCGTTGACCAGGATGGTCTCGTCGGcgagggtcttcacaaagatctgcatctgCACAAACAAAATAATTTCACAGGTGATCGAGATCGTCTAGTTTAATGCCTGCCACGCTGCAACCGCCGGCCGTAGTAGTGCCGTTGCGGCCTAATTAACATCGCTCAAATTAGTCCACTTGTCACCCgcaaaagaaaaaacaaattgGTCCACTTGTCTTTTATTTCCATTATAAGTGTAATCTTGCAACAGATCCGCGGAAGTAATCAGAAGATCGATTTTAACGTACGCTTGACGCATGCATGGACTGAAACACAATAGGCAGATAAGTAGTATGCTATACTCCCACAAAATCAACAAAACAGAACACAAAATCGTCCCAGATGGATGCATCATGCATGGTCATGTTCATGGGCACGAACGAATGATTGTATGTAGAGACAAGAGATCACACCTTAAGGAACGGGCGACTCCTTGGGGCGGCAAAGAAAGTTCAAGGGGTATTGAGGAAGGAGATACGAGGGGAATTATAGCTAGCGCCGCAATCACAAAGCGCCCGTCGTGTTCATctagtctaggttttttttttgagaattctaGTCTAGGTCAAATTGAAGGCGAACGTAGTTTTAGAACCAAAATCAACTTAGGGTTGTTGGTTTGGACACGATGATTACGAATCACGAGTCGTCGGTCACCTATAGGGTTAAACATGCAAATAAGTTTTTGAAGAGGCTAGATGTGCAATTAAGGGCTAATGAAGGTTGCTTAGAACAAATCAACAAATTATACCTCAGCTCCGCAAGGTCGATGATAGAAAAAAAGAAGGGTGCATATGGGCCAAAGCGTAACCCAATGCCTACAAGAAAAGAACAATTCTTGCTTTATTCAAAGCACCTCCaaatgattctcaaaaaaaaaaaacctccAAATGGCTAAAGGGGAGTTGGGGGTCGGTGCATCTCACTCCCAAAGAGAGCTCCCTGCAAATTTGCAACCAGAGTTGCTCGTCTCAGGGAGGAAAACTAACACCGCCACTGTTATCACACATATATTATGAAATCCTGGACACAAGTACGTACGTCGGGGGATCGGTATCCGACCATGAACCACAAGTACGTACGTCGGGTGATCGGTATCCGACCATGAACCACAAGAAAAGGTGCATATGGGCCAAAGCGTAACCCTATGCCTACAAGAAAAGAACAATTCTTGCTTTATTCAAAGCACCTCCAAAAGAGAGCTCCCTGCAGATTTGTAACCAGCGTTGAGTTGCTCATCTCCGGGAGGAAAAATAACACCGCCACTGTTATCACACATATTATGAAATCCTAGACACAAGTACGTAGGTGGATCGGTATCCGACCATGAACCACATACGCTCATCCTCCACGGCGGAGACATGCGCGCAGACGTACAGCTTCCTCCCCTGCACCACCACTGCGCTTGGCAACCTCTTCCTGGTTCTTGCCTACGGCTTCCTGAATTACAAGGTGCGAGTTACCTTCTTGACGGCTGGGAGCGACTTGCTGCTGGAGACCATCGGCCCCGGCTATGCCGGCGGCCATGGCCACGTCGTCACACTCCTGCTCCCGATGCTTGGCgccctccccgacgcgctcctcgTGCTCGGTACGTCCCTGTTTTGCTTTCGCTTGCTTATGAATGGATCTGGTTGGTTCCGTTGAACAAGATGAAGCACACATCTCACCACTGTTTTTTTTGTCGGTGCCGATGCTGAATAGTGtgtcttcaccttttcttttctttttgaaccGGGCGTTAACCCCTTTCCGTTAATTTCTTCAACGGAAAAACAAAGTTCCCAGCCAAGAGTAAAGGGGACAGGAAAGGAGCTAAGCGAGTTCTGCACTAGCAGGAAACACTCTTCTCTATTTTGAAAACTTTCaatttattcatcttcaatcataacAACAAAACAAACATCGGAAATAATAATAAaatacatccagattcgtagaccacctaccagtggcggagcttgatgCAAAAGGTTGGGCGGGCCATGCTAGCTAAGATAGTAGAAGATTACTCTTGGGCTGATGTTGCACGGCCCAAACTGAGTGTACAATGAAGAGAATTCTTCTGGGATGGGCGGGCCGGGGCACTGTTGGCCCTCACGTAGTTCCGCCCCTGGCGATGACTACaatcactgaagcgagccgaaggtgcaCCGCCGTCATCGTTCCTCACTtaccggagccgggcacaacttattatagtagacagtcgggaaatcGTCGTGCTAATACCtcataggaccaacgcaccagaacaacaaccactGCCTATGAAGAGAAGtttagatc
Protein-coding regions in this window:
- the LOC123170412 gene encoding polyubiquitin-like translates to MQIFVKTLADETILVNADLSDTIYNVKTRIDGELCDPRSQQCLMFDGKELEDGCIIADYNIEEDSTVQLALLPKWPREVMQIFLKAPNIRLPIEVESADTIEDVKKRIHGTWGIPPQSQLALVFDGRQLEDGHGLDGYGVCMGSTLHLTLHGSGWMLISVRLPIACKNPIIPLMVQNSDTVDIFREKLQELKGITASEQRIIFRGSQLKDGLTLADCGVVKNSLLDVILRLRGTNCPGCARSIARQ